GTTTCTTGGCCGATTGTAGCCAAGAAGCTCCAAGAACTACCCACAAACTGTTCGACATGAGGCTTGAACTCATCAATATACTTTTGTACCCAGAGTGTGAGGACTTCAAAGATTCCAGCCCGCGCGAATTCTAATTGACCAGCCTCGGTGTCATCATCGGTATGAAGCAGTTGGTTGTCGTACGTGAGGTACTTGAGGAGAAGAGTAGCTATCCCTGAAATTTGCTCTTCGAACATCGGAGGAAGGTCGTGGCAAGAAAGATCGTACAGAAGTTTGATCATCAAGTTGAACTGCGTGAATCCCTGGACAAGGTTGTCCTTGTTGGTCTTGTTCTCTTCGAGATACGAGTCGAGGCCCTGTATAAGAGGATAAGTATAAGTAGATGCCGTTAATATTTCGCATGAGCCCGCTCAAACGAACAGAAGTGCGATTCCAATGGTCATACCTCAAAGAGAGCCAAGAAAGGGTTTCCGAATTTATCCAGAACGTGATTAATCTCTCTATAGAGATCATCAGATCGGAACAAAGGCCTCCATCGCTTGAAGATAGAATGGGCAACTTGTAGGACACCGTTGTTGACTGCAGGGTTTTTCGGTTGGAGCCTTGAAACGAGATCCTGCGAGTGTCAATGAGGAAAACATGCAACTGCTTTTTGTGCAATTAAAGCTTACATCCACTAGAGTATCCCATCGCTCCCAGAAGTCACTATCGGCGATCACGCTCACAGCTTCTCCCAGCTGGGACTGTATGCCTGCAGGAACCGAGATCATCAGGCTGATCAGTTCCTGCTTTATAGTCGTCACCTCATCGAGTTGGAGCTTGTAGTTTCCATCCTCGTCTGTGTAGTTTCGCTTGATAAAATTCTTGAAGCAAAGTGCACTAGCCAGACGGGTATTGTAGGGATAGGAGCCGGACGCCGTGATCTGAAGGAGCTGCAAGGAATAGCCCGGCTTTTGTTCTTCCTGGCGCAGAGCAAGTTCGGCTAATAAGATCAGCCATTGGGTGTCCATAAGGTAAGAACAGCATGAGAATATTCTGGGCTTACCTTGCTTATTTTGCCTTGGGTCCAAGCTTGCTTCTAGAAGCTGCGCAACAGCTCCAAGGTTGTCAGCCATATTGAAGCGGGGATATGTATGTGTAGTACCGAAGTTGTAGCCAGCGAGGTCGTATGAGAGTGAAAGAGAATTAAATTTAATGTGCAAGGGAGGGAGATATCGTAATGTGGGCAGAATCCTCAGAAACCACCTTTATGTGAACACTCTAGGAAAAAAAGCCGTGAGCTTGATTCCAGGACGGGCAGTTTGTTTGGCGGGTTGCTTTGCAGTTTCCAGGCGGTGAGCAAATGTCCGCGGGGTGATTCTGCCCATCAGGTGATTCCACGGATTAACCATATCCGAACCTCCgccagatcatcatcatggatgCTTGGAGGGGAAAGGTGGTCTTGGCACACTTTCGTTCTGGAGATAACCTACTATCACTAATTCTGTTCGCTTCGATGTCTTTTTAAGAATGTTTCTTTGACTTGAATCTGAAACGTTGTGCCTGTTCCTACTTCACTCAGGGATCCTAGCTTGGTATAGAATTGTGCTTCTTCAATTAATTCACGGACCATTTCAACCTCCGGCTATCCGACTTATCTGGGTCGAGCTTCATGTTCCTACCAGGTCTCCTGATGTTGTGAACATCTTCATGTGATCTGTCAATGGTACGTAAACCTCCGCCTTGTATATTCAAAGTGATGTTACAGTTGGGGTTGATCAGCTGGATCTTTTAAAGCATGAACTCCGGTCAGGTTCTTGCTTTTGCTAATTCGTGGATCTTCAGGTATAAAATCGGTTGACTTTGGCTCATATCCATACTCCCGTCCGCTAGGACGTATGTCTTCTGACGATGCTTCATCACCTTCCAATTACAAACACGCAACATCTAGTTTCGCAGACGTTTTCAGATCATTAGGCGTTGCCCGTTCAAAATCGCTTTCGCCAATTTTAGGGAGAGAGAACAGTGATACATTGTCGCAAGCGTCGGATGGACATAGGAATAGCTGGATTGCTCTTGGGCTTGAATCAATGCATCGCGGCAGTGTTgtttccagctcttcagACGCTTCTGGTGCGCCAGATTTCGAGACGTCTATAAGGAACCTGGCGCAGAAACAAAACCTAGCTCATGCGATCGACGAGGCAGAGCATGTGGCAAAGTCGCTTCACTGGTTTACTTCCGAGCAAACTCTAGCTCTGTGGGAGGCTGGCTCGTATTTGATTCATCATGCGACCTCTCCTGAAGCCCGGAGAAGTGGCTCGCTATTAATGGAAGCTATCGCAGCGCGCCAAGACCTATCTCCAACAGCAAGAAGAGCGGTCTTTGAGTTGATATCATGTCCCTCGGAGGCCGACGTAGTGCCTGCGCGTGTGATCTCGttgatttctctttctgatCATGGAAGGAAGTTAGAgttcgcttcttcttcttccattaTTCCAATCATCTCGTCATGTGTGGTTCCGCTCTATGACCTGATTTCAACCGCTCGACTAAAAGCGAGAAAAGCCAAGATCGCGAAAGCTAATGGACTCGCCTATGATGATGCAATCCTAGATGACTTGCTGCAGTTTGCTGTTGACTTAATCACGTTACAGAGGAAACCCCCAAATAGCGAAGAGGTTCGATCGTTGCTTGATCAACTCTTTATTATCTGCAAGAAGACAAGCGTTGCAGCTGACATCAAAAACTCTTTGGCTGTGTTTGAGGCTATAATTCTCTATTCAGATGTCCCGGATGAAAGCTTCGTTCCATTGCTAGAGGTTCTATGCAATATCTATGCCTCGGTCAAGTCGCTGTCTGGCCCCACGTCACGGACCGTGCGTAATCTCGCAAGGTCAAGGAGGCAGGATGAAATGGTGAATAGTCTCTACGGGTTTTTACTTGGATCTTCCGAAGAGCAAGGGCGAAACCTGAACATCCTGCGTGGTACGGTACATGTATTCACTGATCTTATCCGCGCGTATGGTCAGGATGGTATGCCTCGGCTTCAGTTTGAGCAGTTGATGGACTCTCTACTAGTTGTCCTAAAGAAGGACGACGGCAGGCTGGAAGCAGACGTTCTAGATCTGTGTCTGAATGCTCTTGAGGGCGAGTTTTCGCACGTGGCTCTAGAAAGAGATTGGTCGATTTTTATCAACATAATTGTCTCATGTTCGCTCAGAGCTGTTGACGAATCCGGAGACTGTTCAGCCTCAAGCTCCAGTTCGCAGCTATCTTACCCAAGAGCCAGTGTGTTGGACGATACAAGGGCCAGCATTTTAGCCAACATTATTCAAATCGCCTCTGCTTTAGAGACTGTTTGGGAGCGCATGAACAGACAGCAAAGACTGGAAGCCACGCGTTTCCTGATGAATGTCTGTCAACATGTAGAGCCTCCCCAGGCTGAGCTTATCTTGAATACAATGAGGGGTGAAAGGCTTTGTTTCCCTGAGAACCCTGACTGGGTACGGCATTGTCAGAGGTTGATCCGCTGTTTCGTTCGATCTCGCACTAAACCATCAGAAATTCGCATCCTAGCTTTGGATACGGTAAATGAGGCTTTCACGAACTACGAGAATCTGTCCCAATTTCGAGCGCACGGGCTTCTTAATTCCATGCTGGAAAACTTCtctgatgaggatgatatcTTGTTCCTCGAGTCACTCGTATCGTTTGTTGTCGACACTTCTatccttgttgatgatgaaacTTCCTTCGTTTTATTAGTAGACACTCTGGGTTCTCCGATGAGTAAGGATCTGAGCAAAGATGGACCACATGGCGCGGAGTCACCAACATTAGCCTCCCCGCATTCTCCCTTGCCTGGCAGCATGTTGGAGTCATCTCTAGCCAACGTTTGCTCTGTTGGCTTGGTCAAGGTGTTTCTCCGTTGTTTGAACTTGTCGGCGAGCAAAGCAATTTTGGTTTTCGAGGCGCTTCTGAAGATAGCTCAGGCCTCGGAGAGACCAGTAGACTCTCGCTTAACAGTGCTCAAGGTGCTATTTAGGCTCCGCTGCGACTCTTCAGGCTCTATCGCAGTCCTCTCTGTCTCTGAGAATGACTTCTTGATGAATGTTTCTGCTCGAAATGCTGATTCCGGCCCCAAGCCGCACACTACTGTTGACGACCACACAGGAGAATACAGTGCAGATAATGATAACCAGAGGACATCGATTTCGGGTAAACTATCAACGAAAGACAATGCTAGTATTTCCTCAAAGTCTTCTGGGCGAAATACAGGTATCCCTCTACGTGCGTCGAAGTTGACGCCACCAGCCTGGACACATACGTCCTCCCAGGTACTTCCTGAACAGCCACCCGATGAATCGAGTCCGTTTGTATATGCTTATACGACATCCGACACATCCCATCATCTAGAATCGGATCCAGCGCAGAAGGTTGCATTAAAAGCCAACATGTGGTTAGAAACTGTCATCTCGCTGTTGCATCGCGATACCAACTGGGAGATTTACAGCTATGTTCTAACTCATCTCGCACCACAGCTTCGCAACAAGGATTTCTTTAGTAACGCAGTTCCTCAAGTCAAGCTGTTGCGTAGTATACTGTGTGATCAGGTCAAGAACGATTCCTTCCGTGAACCCCCGGCGTCGACTGGCGTGAAAAAGACCGATGTGGCGGGATATATATTCGACACCTTGTGCGTACTAATTGGCTATCATGAATTCTTCGctaaaagcgaagaagacgaaCTTGTGCGTTCGTTTATGATGGGCATTATTGGATCCTGGGGAGGTACTTCTCGTGGATGCATTCACGCCCTTTCCGTCTGCTGTCATGAAATCCCTCTCTCTGTGACAAAATCATTGAACGGGATCCTTGACAAGATGTCGAAAGTGATCACATTGGCCAACCTTGCAGTACATATTCTGGAATTCCTTGCATTACTCGCACGATTACCTGACGTTTATGTCAATTTGCGCGAAGAGGAGATCCGTACTGTCTTCGGCATCTGCATTCGCTTTCTACAGACTTCTCGAGAACAGCGCTTCAAAGCTTCCGAGTCAACAAATCGGAACCCTCAGATGTCCGCGAAACTCGGAAGTGGCGTGCGAGAGACTGCTGCTCTTCCTGCTGAAATGTCGGACCCATCTCTTCAAGACGGAATgtcaagatatatttatacCCTAACGCACCACGTTATGGTGTTTTGGTTCTTATCGTTAAAATTACAAGACCGGGCCAAGCATGTCAATTGGATCACTAGCAGGCTTATATTCAGGGATGAACACGGAAAAGAAATGGTCGAAGAACAGAGTCAAGTTTTTCTTGACTTGATGCAAAGGGTTGCTTTTACCGATTTAGGCGAGACTATTCCATATGCAACATTCCCCCCAAGTCCGGCGGATGGCCCTGTATCAAAGAAGTCATGGGTGGTGGGCATGAGCATAGTCACTGTGGAAATAGCTGGTGTGTCCGGCCTAACTCAAATCACGAAGAGGCAGGCATCAGGAACTACGTATGCCATGTACCAGCAACGGACTGCTCCTGTCCTTCCACATCAGGTTCCTCCAACACCTGATGCTCATCTGCATGGTGATGGCATGCGCACTGCTGTCCTTCCCAGTCACGTCATGCTTCAGCTAACAACTACGGCTTTTCCTACACCGACCGCAATGCAGCCAGTTCCCCTGCCCGAGGATGACATCACCCGTCGGGCACTCAGTACCTTCGACCGAAATGATATCGTGGATGGACACAAGATCGGCGTCATCTACATTGATGATCGTCAGATGACCGAGGCAGATATTCTTTCCAACACTAGTGGTAGCCCCGACTATGAGTACTTTCTGTCAAGACTTGGAACGAAGGTTCCCCTCAGAGGTGCTCAATTCAATACACAGGGGTTGCACCCCGATATCGATGGGGAATCTACCTACGCCTGGCGTGACCGAGTCACGGAAATCGTGTACCACGTAGTGACAATGATGCCTACCAATTTCGACAACGACCCTTCCTGCATCAACAAAAAACGCCACATAGGAAATGATTTTGTCAACATCATTTTCAATCGGTCAAATATTCCGTTCAACTTTGATACAATTCCATCACAGTTCAATTTTGTGAATATCGTTATTAGTCCTGTGTGCCGTATCGCGAATGGGGTTGAGCCTGCAAACATGGACCCGGAGGGCTACGAGAAGCTCTTTTACCACGTCCAGGTAATGAGCAAACCTGGCTTTCCCGAGATCTCACCTGCTGCTGCGCCCAAGATAATTTCCGGAAAGAATCTGGCTGCCTTTGTACGCTTTCTTGCCTTAAACGCGTCAGTATTTTCGCTAGTCTGGAATAGCCAAGGAGGCGAGCATATTTCCTCTTGGCGAAACCGGTTACGGGAGATCAAAAGACTTCGGGAACGAGCTTTAGGTTCTCAGACTCAGACTTCTGATGCCGCAGAGGGAGC
This DNA window, taken from Aspergillus flavus chromosome 5, complete sequence, encodes the following:
- a CDS encoding GTPase activating protein, whose product is MSSDDASSPSNYKHATSSFADVFRSLGVARSKSLSPILGRENSDTLSQASDGHRNSWIALGLESMHRGSVVSSSSDASGAPDFETSIRNLAQKQNLAHAIDEAEHVAKSLHWFTSEQTLALWEAGSYLIHHATSPEARRSGSLLMEAIAARQDLSPTARRAVFELISCPSEADVVPARVISLISLSDHGRKLEFASSSSIIPIISSCVVPLYDLISTARLKARKAKIAKANGLAYDDAILDDLLQFAVDLITLQRKPPNSEEVRSLLDQLFIICKKTSVAADIKNSLAVFEAIILYSDVPDESFVPLLEVLCNIYASVKSLSGPTSRTVRNLARSRRQDEMVNSLYGFLLGSSEEQGRNLNILRGTVHVFTDLIRAYGQDGMPRLQFEQLMDSLLVVLKKDDGRLEADVLDLCLNALEGEFSHVALERDWSIFINIIVSCSLRAVDESGDCSASSSSSQLSYPRASVLDDTRASILANIIQIASALETVWERMNRQQRLEATRFLMNVCQHVEPPQAELILNTMRGERLCFPENPDWVRHCQRLIRCFVRSRTKPSEIRILALDTVNEAFTNYENLSQFRAHGLLNSMLENFSDEDDILFLESLVSFVVDTSILVDDETSFVLLVDTLGSPMSKDLSKDGPHGAESPTLASPHSPLPGSMLESSLANVCSVGLVKVFLRCLNLSASKAILVFEALLKIAQASERPVDSRLTVLKVLFRLRCDSSGSIAVLSVSENDFLMNVSARNADSGPKPHTTVDDHTGEYSADNDNQRTSISGKLSTKDNASISSKSSGRNTGIPLRASKLTPPAWTHTSSQVLPEQPPDESSPFVYAYTTSDTSHHLESDPAQKVALKANMWLETVISLLHRDTNWEIYSYVLTHLAPQLRNKDFFSNAVPQVKLLRSILCDQVKNDSFREPPASTGVKKTDVAGYIFDTLCVLIGYHEFFAKSEEDELVRSFMMGIIGSWGGTSRGCIHALSVCCHEIPLSVTKSLNGILDKMSKVITLANLAVHILEFLALLARLPDVYVNLREEEIRTVFGICIRFLQTSREQRFKASESTNRNPQMSAKLGSGVRETAALPAEMSDPSLQDGMSRYIYTLTHHVMVFWFLSLKLQDRAKHVNWITSRLIFRDEHGKEMVEEQSQVFLDLMQRVAFTDLGETIPYATFPPSPADGPVSKKSWVVGMSIVTVEIAGVSGLTQITKRQASGTTYAMYQQRTAPVLPHQVPPTPDAHLHGDGMRTAVLPSHVMLQLTTTAFPTPTAMQPVPLPEDDITRRALSTFDRNDIVDGHKIGVIYIDDRQMTEADILSNTSGSPDYEYFLSRLGTKVPLRGAQFNTQGLHPDIDGESTYAWRDRVTEIVYHVVTMMPTNFDNDPSCINKKRHIGNDFVNIIFNRSNIPFNFDTIPSQFNFVNIVISPVCRIANGVEPANMDPEGYEKLFYHVQVMSKPGFPEISPAAAPKIISGKNLAAFVRFLALNASVFSLVWNSQGGEHISSWRNRLREIKRLRERALGSQTQTSDAAEGAYPGQRRNTKANIFSEELPSRSTPAQSDFATDWNASADANILQNLDFSRWGR